A stretch of the Coleofasciculus sp. FACHB-1120 genome encodes the following:
- a CDS encoding bifunctional pantoate--beta-alanine ligase/(d)CMP kinase yields the protein MRLFTTTAGLHCYLDLYRHRLRIGFVPTMGALHAGHLSLIQHARRENDRVIVSIFVNPLQFGPTEDFQQYPRRLEQDWQLCEQAGVDAIFAPTAEEMYGMRNGENTLTPAPDSPLPISKDLTQVVPPESMTSLLCGRSRPGHFQGVATVVTKLLNLVQPTHAYFGEKDAQQVAIIRRLVADLNLPVEIVGCSIVREASGLALSSRNQYLSAEQKEQASVLYRGLREAQKKFKSGDRDRIVLIEAAQKEFALVPEVQIEYIELVHPTTLMPLEKVDEAGLLSIAARLGTTRLIDNVTLRDRQPILAIDGPAGAGKSTVARTVAQSLGLLYLDTGAMYRALTWLVLESGTSVKDEPAIAELASSSQIQLSTSDDLQTPVRVWIHDREVTQAIRSREVTAQVSAIAAQPYVRRELVKQQQRWGVKGGVVAEGRDIGSHVFPDAELKIFLTASAQARAQRRQQDLKNQAQPEVSLDQLERDIQERDTRDSTRALAPLRKAADAIEIQTDGLSIAEVTAQIVSLYQQKLSVPV from the coding sequence GTGCGCCTGTTTACGACAACTGCTGGATTGCACTGCTACTTGGATTTATACCGGCATCGCTTGAGAATCGGTTTTGTACCGACAATGGGAGCATTGCACGCAGGGCATCTTAGCTTAATCCAACACGCTCGACGCGAGAACGATCGGGTCATCGTCAGCATCTTTGTCAATCCGTTACAGTTTGGTCCAACAGAGGATTTTCAACAATATCCTCGTCGGCTAGAGCAGGATTGGCAATTGTGCGAACAAGCTGGGGTAGATGCGATTTTTGCCCCCACCGCTGAAGAAATGTACGGAATGAGGAATGGGGAAAATACGCTTACACCTGCTCCCGATTCCCCATTACCCATTTCCAAAGACTTAACTCAGGTCGTTCCACCAGAGTCTATGACCTCATTGTTGTGCGGTCGCTCTCGTCCCGGACACTTTCAGGGAGTGGCGACAGTGGTAACAAAACTATTGAACCTAGTACAGCCGACTCATGCTTATTTTGGCGAAAAAGATGCCCAACAAGTGGCAATTATTCGCCGTCTGGTGGCGGATCTCAATTTGCCGGTAGAGATTGTCGGGTGTTCCATCGTCAGGGAAGCGTCAGGACTGGCACTCTCGTCCCGCAATCAGTATCTGAGTGCTGAGCAGAAAGAGCAGGCATCTGTCTTGTATCGCGGCTTACGGGAAGCGCAGAAGAAATTTAAATCGGGCGATCGCGATCGCATTGTTCTCATTGAGGCAGCTCAAAAGGAATTTGCCCTCGTCCCAGAGGTACAGATCGAGTATATTGAACTGGTTCATCCAACAACTCTCATGCCATTAGAAAAAGTTGACGAGGCGGGACTGTTAAGCATCGCGGCGCGACTGGGAACAACCCGCTTGATTGATAATGTAACCCTGCGCGATCGCCAGCCGATTCTGGCGATTGATGGCCCTGCCGGAGCCGGAAAATCAACCGTAGCCCGCACGGTTGCCCAGTCTTTAGGACTACTTTATTTAGACACAGGGGCGATGTACCGCGCCCTGACTTGGCTGGTTCTGGAATCAGGAACCAGCGTCAAAGATGAACCTGCGATCGCCGAATTAGCGAGCAGTTCTCAGATTCAGCTAAGCACCAGTGACGACCTCCAGACGCCAGTGCGGGTTTGGATTCATGACCGTGAAGTCACCCAGGCAATTCGCTCGCGAGAAGTCACAGCTCAAGTATCCGCGATCGCTGCCCAGCCCTATGTCCGTCGAGAACTCGTAAAACAACAGCAGCGCTGGGGCGTAAAAGGAGGCGTCGTCGCCGAAGGACGTGACATCGGCTCCCACGTTTTTCCGGACGCGGAACTCAAAATCTTTTTAACCGCCTCCGCTCAAGCACGGGCGCAACGCCGTCAGCAAGACCTGAAAAACCAAGCTCAGCCAGAGGTCAGTTTAGATCAGTTGGAGCGGGATATTCAAGAACGCGATACTCGCGACAGTACCCGTGCCTTGGCACCCCTGCGAAAGGCAGCCGATGCCATTGAGATCCAAACCGACGGTCTGAGCATTGCCGAAGTCACTGCACAAATTGTCAGCCTTTATCAGCAAAAGCTGTCTGTGCCTGTCTAG
- a CDS encoding polysaccharide deacetylase family protein, with protein MAKYDRFLWREKTTLIALAAAASSFITGLMLPVNQQGSDPEILLSATEKMGHHTPEKSGIDIQALKAQRDEAFVKVFSRLEQEAQDRRLMLSVPKQFQGKTFQEVTLSSKEKVIALTFDDGPWPKSTLEVLEILKKNNIKATFFMVGKNVKNFPHLARQVGVDGHAIGNHTWSHPYQRFNEAGASSEIDRTSDMIYQATGIKTTLFRPPGGHLNNGLAAYAHKKNYAVVMWSSDSRDYSRPSVPIFLKHALAGITPGGIVLMHDGGGNRDHTVRALPQLITEYKKRGYRFVTVPELMEMQDKEVKLASAAKSAPPKAQPANPKLNKGR; from the coding sequence GTGGCAAAGTATGACAGATTTCTCTGGCGGGAAAAAACAACATTAATTGCTCTGGCTGCGGCTGCTAGTAGTTTTATAACTGGTCTCATGTTGCCAGTAAACCAACAAGGTAGCGATCCAGAAATTCTTCTATCCGCTACTGAAAAAATGGGGCATCACACCCCCGAAAAAAGTGGCATTGATATCCAAGCTTTAAAGGCGCAGCGAGATGAGGCATTTGTCAAGGTATTTTCTCGATTAGAACAGGAAGCACAAGACAGACGCCTGATGCTTTCTGTACCTAAGCAGTTTCAAGGGAAAACCTTTCAGGAAGTAACACTCAGCAGCAAAGAGAAAGTCATCGCCCTGACATTTGATGACGGCCCTTGGCCTAAAAGCACGTTGGAAGTGCTGGAAATTCTTAAGAAGAATAACATTAAAGCAACGTTCTTTATGGTGGGGAAGAACGTGAAAAATTTTCCCCATTTGGCGCGGCAGGTTGGCGTGGATGGTCACGCGATTGGAAATCACACTTGGAGCCACCCTTACCAGCGCTTCAACGAAGCTGGAGCTTCCAGTGAAATTGACCGTACATCCGACATGATTTATCAAGCTACAGGCATCAAGACAACTCTATTTCGTCCACCCGGAGGTCATCTTAACAATGGATTAGCCGCCTACGCCCATAAGAAGAACTACGCGGTTGTAATGTGGTCTTCTGACTCGAGAGACTATAGCCGCCCTTCGGTGCCAATATTCCTCAAGCACGCGCTAGCAGGAATCACACCAGGTGGAATTGTCCTGATGCACGACGGCGGCGGCAATCGCGACCATACGGTGCGGGCTTTACCCCAACTAATCACCGAATACAAAAAGCGTGGCTACAGGTTTGTCACGGTTCCTGAACTGATGGAGATGCAAGACAAAGAAGTTAAGTTAGCATCTGCTGCTAAATCAGCTCCTCCGAAAGCTCAACCGGCTAATCCAAAACTGAATAAGGGAAGATAA